The following proteins come from a genomic window of Diorhabda carinulata isolate Delta chromosome X, icDioCari1.1, whole genome shotgun sequence:
- the LOC130901589 gene encoding double-stranded RNA-binding protein Staufen homolog translates to MYKKTKMLSDFSIYFNILIFLTPLEAYSVKELRNIFHDEFCIEGNINSITSKLTDHKNKKDTSVDGILNLTTFGKTEASEKSVLSRLNELIGYNQIDSYFNLESEEGPAHNKLFTVKLTLGKETYFGQGKSHKKAKQDAAMKVFGKTEYESPPIKDKDDIEELTPTVLLNNIAFKLGINVTYYLLDKNKEEILHSNIILTEKSKDYLKKLNSSIYADKNLRMKKDIDATKGPFRLKLKFGEQTFFVTSHSIQSGRHEVASMALDYLVKNKDNMDIACLKEGSEAECKQNKNDLKSPVSKVYEEAQKRKLGVEFEITKESGPPHKRTFITQCRLGELVTTGEGKSKKESKKVAAINMLEKIAELEPLSIEAETKHLLGKTKNKKQNKKNKLIKTKLDEIEMVLDKVGKSVLGMATSIFGDSDESTKAADDFDSKGKSTNRHDGGIPRNNKKSFTEELLQLSKILNIKMSFSDFTEKDQSVSLLSLYTNPEYTCFGESFSDTGARNIAAGNGLNLLNKMGIYDLFVEEKENSLKRETKDGVRVVLDQVVSKDKEEL, encoded by the exons atgtacaaaaaGACGAAAATGTTATCTGATTTcagtatttatttcaatatcttaaTCTTTCTAACCCCTTTGGAAGCTTATTCTGTTAAAGAATTAAGAAACATTTTCCATGATGAATTTTGTATTGAag gaaacataaattcaattacttCGAAATTAACGGATCACAAGAACAAAAAAGACACAAGTGTAGACGGTATTTTGAACCTCACGACGTTCGGAAAAACAGAAGCATCTGAAAAGTCTGTATTATCTAGATTAAACGAACTAATAGGTTACAATCAAATTGATTCATACTTTAACCTTGAAAGTGAAGAG GGTCCCGCTCATAATAAGTTATTCACTGTTAAGCTAACTTTGGGCAAGGAAACTTACTTTGGACAAGGAAAGAGTCATAAGAAGGCCAAACAAGATGCTGCTATgaaagtttttggaaaaactgaGTACGAATCACCTCCGATTAAAGATAAAGATGATATCGAAGAATTAACTCCAACAGTTTTATTAAACAATATCGCATTTAAATTGGGTATTAA TGTTACTTATTAccttttagataaaaataaagag GAAATTCTTCATTCAAATATAATCCTAactgaaaaatcaaaagattACCTGAAGAAACTGAACTCCTCTATTTATGCTGATAAAAATTTACGAATGAAAAAAGATATAGACGCAACCAAAGGTCCTTTTagattaaaattgaaatttggagaacaaactttttttgttacatcACATTCCATACAATCAGGTAGACACGAAGTGGCTTCAATGGCACTTGATTACCTGGTGAAAAATAAGGATAATATGGATATCGCATGTCTTAAAGAAG GTTCAGAAGCTGAATGTAAACAgaacaaaaatgatttaaaatctcCTGTATCCAAAGTATACGAGGAAgctcaaaaaagaaaattgggaGTAGAGTTTGAAATAACTAAAGAATCTGGACCTCCTCACAAAAGAACCTTCATTACACAATGTAGACTAGGTGAATTGGTTACTACAGGTGAAGGCAAGTCTAAAAAGGAATCCAAAAAAGTTGCAGCAATTAATATGTTGGAAAAAATAGCAGAGTTGGAACCTTTATCTATAGAAGCAGAGACCAAACATTTGTTGGGCAaaactaagaataaaaaacaaaataaaaagaataaattgatCAAAACTAAACTTGATGAAATAGAAATGGTTCTTGATAAAGTTGGTAAATCTGTACTAGGAATGGCGACATCGATATTTGGAGATTCTGATGAG tCTACTAAAGCTGCAGATGATTTTGATAGCAAGGGAAAAAGTACAAATCGACATGATGGTGGTATACCTAGAAACAATAAGAAATCTTTCACTGAAGAATTGCTACAACTTAGTAaaatactaaatataaaaatgtcattttctgACTTTACAGAAAAAGACCAAAGTGTATCATTGTTATCTCTATACACTAATCCAGAATAC ACATGTTTTGGAGAAAGTTTTTCAGATACTGGTGCCCGTAACATAGCAGCTGGCAATGgtttgaatttattaaacaaaatggGAATATATGATTTgtttgttgaagaaaaagaaaattctttaaaaag GGAGACCAAAGATGGAGTTAGAGTCGTTTTGGACCAAGTAGTTTctaaagataaagaagaattATGA
- the LOC130901590 gene encoding putative nuclease HARBI1: MDRACLAIVIASAVVKKRKKRRIWVKDWLLERDRYTHLNLLNEIVVKNPADFKNYFRMSETTFLTLLDMVSPHIKKQDTNMRQSISPKERLAVTLRYLATGRNFADLKFSALISPAAISSMIIETCETLIYVLRDYIKLPLTEEEWLLTAAEFSKNCHFPTCLGALDGKHIAIKKPANTSSLYYNYKGHFSIVLMALVNANKEFIMVDVGANGRISDGGVLFYTKFWDLFLKKQLHIPPPTKLPGSEDYFPYVFVADEAFALHCNLMKPYPQKKCTKEQDTFNKRLSTARCVVENAFGILASRFGVFQKPINLGPDKATKITLACCYLHNYLKKESLNFSAQNEIESIDVGASLREEHSRNASDAKSTRDKYCTYFNLT; this comes from the exons ATGGATAGAGCCTGTTTGGCAATAGTTATAGCTTCTGCtgttgtaaaaaaaagaaaaaaaagaagaatatgggTTAAGGATTGGCTGTTGGAAAGAGACAGGTACACCCATTTAAACCTATTGAATGAAATAGTAGTTAAAAATCctgcagatttcaaaaattattttcgaatgagTGAAACAACGTTTTTAACTTTATTGGACATGGTTTCACCTCATATTAAAAAGCAAGACACTAATATGAGACAAAGTATCAGTCCAAAAGAGCGACTCGCTGTTACTTTGCGATACCTGGCGACAGGAAGAAATTTTGCTGACCTCAAGTTCTCAGCATTGATTTCCCCAGCAGCAATTAGTTcaatgataattgaaacatgTGAAACTCTCATCTATGTGCTTCGAGATTATATCAAG cTTCCCTTAACAGAAGAGGAATGGTTATTAACTGCAGCAGAATTCAGCAAGAACTGCCACTTTCCTACTTGTCTCGGAGCTCTTGATGGAAAGCATATCGCCATAAAAAAACCGGCTAATACCTCCTCtctgtattataattataaaggacACTTTAGCATTGTTTTAATGGCATTGGTCAATGcaaataaggaatttataatGGTGGATGTAGGAGCTAATGGTAGGATCTCCGACGGTGGGGTcctcttttatacaaaattttgggatttgtttctaaaaaagcaATTGCATATTCCACCTCCCACAAAGTTACCAGGTTCAGAGGATTATTTTCCTTACGTTTTTGTGGCAGATGAGGCCTTTGCTTTGCACTGCAACCTTATGAAACCATaccctcaaaaaaaatgtacaaaggaGCAAGATACTTTCAATAAACGACTGTCCACAGCTCGATGTGTAGTCGAAAATGCCTTTGGCATTCTCGCATCAAGATTTGGTGTGTTTCAAAAGCCAATAAATCTTGGTCCTGacaaagcaacaaaaattacactagCATGCTGCTATCTgcataattacttaaaaaaggaATCTCTAAACTTTAGTGCACAAAACGAAATTGAAAGCATAGATGTAGGGGCTAGTCTTCGTGAAGAACATAGTAGGAATGCAAGCGACGCAAAATCCACAagggataaatattgtacatattttaatcttacataa
- the LOC130901591 gene encoding uncharacterized protein LOC130901591, producing the protein MEDNMDEDLKLFIHTFESMPELWSSTDPNYMKKNKRMEALNKLLPLYKKIKPNAEISDVRKKINTLRSNFRKELKKIESSKRSGCGTEDIYTPSSWVFYALQFLDKIEQPFETHSSIDVENEEEEQAQETTNIIPEDDVITQPSTSINYNRKSKKQKKCNKQSDLLNLACEYLTKEKEGDYNLNLAKVWATKLQNLDASQKILAEKAINDILFEATMGNLHHNSVKINEPQSSCLHSSNPSQILNGTLPSPVHVPSTTTTSPQKIMILNNNNNYDPIDDNGISSKNNLKDYYHTFSE; encoded by the exons ATGGAGGATAATATGGACGAagatcttaaattatttattcatacttttgAATCCATGCCCGAATTGTGGAGCTCCACAGAtccaaattacatgaaaaaaaataaaaggatggaagccttaaataaattattgcctttgtacaaaaaaataaaacctaacGCGGAAATTTCCGATgtcaggaaaaaaataaatacattaagatcaaattttcgaaaagaacttaagaaaattgaatcttCGAAAAG gTCTGGATGTGGTACCGAAGACATTTACACTCCGTCGTCATGGGTATTTTATgctcttcaatttcttgataaaatcgaGCAGCCATTCGAAACCCACTCGTCGATTGATGTGGAAAACGAGGAAGAGGAACAG gctcAAGAAACTACAAACATAATTCCAGAGGACGATGTTATCACTCAGCCTTCgacttcaataaattacaacagaaaatccaaaaaacaaaaaaaatgtaataaacaatcAGATTTGCTGAATTTAGCGTGTGAGTACCTGACCAAGGAAAAAGAAGGAGATTACAATCTTAACTTAGCGAAAGTTTGGGctacaaaattgcaaaatttggaTGCGTCCCAAAAAATACTTGCCGAAAAGGCCATAAACGACATTTTATTTGAGGCTACAATGGGGAATCTGCATCACAACTCCGTTAAAATCAACGAGCCGCAATCTTCCTGCCTCCATTCATCAAATCCTTCCCAAATACTGAACGGAACCCTTCCTAGTCCAGTCCATGTCCCTTCTACCACCACCACTTCCccccaaaaaattatgattttaaacaataataacaattatgatCCAATCGATGATAACggcatttcatcaaaaaataacttgaaggaCTACTATCatacattttctgaataa